The uncultured Campylobacter sp. genome segment AAGACGCGGCGCGCGAGCTTAAAAAGTGCTTCGAACAGCGTAGGGTGATGAAAAGCTATCTAGCGCTCGTGCAAGGAGATTTGAGAGAGGGCTTGCGAGGTGATTTGCAAGGTGCTGCTTGCAATGGCGAGATAGAGGATTGTTATGCGCTAGGCTCGGATGAAATTTGCGGATCAAAATTTGCGGGTGATGCTGTGAGTTTACCAGATAACATATCGGATCTGTGCGATATGCGAGCTTTAAAAGGGGCAGGCGATAAATTTGGATTTAATATCTTGTCTAATGGTGCGAGTAGGGGATTGCGGCGCAGCGCTCTATCTGGCGGTGCGCAGGCTAAATTTAAATCTGGCGCTCCTATTGGTGATGTTGGCGGCGGATTTGAATTTGATGACTTATCCTGCGGCGTGAGTGATAAGCTTAAACCCGCTATCGCGATGAGTAGCGCGGATAACGGACATAAACCTTGCGCCTTATCTGTGGCTAAATCTTTGCCGGCTACTTCTACGGGCTGCGTAAATTTTAAAAAATTTGAGCCTGCAAAATACGCAAAATTTAGTGAGAAACTGAAATTTTTAAAGGATTTTGAGGGGTTTGTGATCGATGCTCCGATCGCCCCTAGCGGCGAGTTCGCCGATCTTAAAATTCGTATGAAAATATCGCGCGATGGCAAGGAGGCAATCACGCTGATTCGCCCGCTGCGATATTTTGAGGACATGGACGCTAGCCTGATTGAGTGCTATCCGCTGACGGGTAGGCAGCATCAGATCAGGCTGCATCTATTTGCCGCGGGTACGCCGATATCGGGAGAGCCGCTGTATGGGCTTTCGCGAGAGCAAGCGGAGCTGATATTGGATAAAAAAATGGATGAGACGGAGCGGATCAGGACGACAGGGGCGCCTAGATTGCTACTGCACGCGAATGCGATTTGCTTTGAACTGAGTGGCGAACGATACGAGATAAAAAGCAAATTCGATGCCGCGAAAGAGTTTTATAATCTCGCGAAAATCGGTAAAATTTGAGTAACTCAATAAAATCTGGATGCTTTGGCGGATCAGATAAATTTTTAAGATAAGAATTTATTTTGTGCGCA includes the following:
- a CDS encoding pseudouridine synthase, coding for MGYEKRSLGSFEGRKIYEILLSLGYDMKSAQRICDKHRVTDAKDQNLHKNSVAHGEIFLIDYKCKPRGLKPIFECDAFAAFDKPSGILSHPSGRNSPYNMYDEIWSLYGQDACVAHRLDLETSGILIVAKDKDAARELKKCFEQRRVMKSYLALVQGDLREGLRGDLQGAACNGEIEDCYALGSDEICGSKFAGDAVSLPDNISDLCDMRALKGAGDKFGFNILSNGASRGLRRSALSGGAQAKFKSGAPIGDVGGGFEFDDLSCGVSDKLKPAIAMSSADNGHKPCALSVAKSLPATSTGCVNFKKFEPAKYAKFSEKLKFLKDFEGFVIDAPIAPSGEFADLKIRMKISRDGKEAITLIRPLRYFEDMDASLIECYPLTGRQHQIRLHLFAAGTPISGEPLYGLSREQAELILDKKMDETERIRTTGAPRLLLHANAICFELSGERYEIKSKFDAAKEFYNLAKIGKI